In Acidobacteriota bacterium, a single window of DNA contains:
- the mqnE gene encoding aminofutalosine synthase MqnE → MLDISARSPLADVARKVHGGERLDFADGVRLYRSHDLLTIGYLANVVRERLNGDRAYYIVNRHINHTNVCVNECRFCAYYRPPDHPEAHTMSLDEIFAIAEGHAREGISELHIVGGLNPRLPYSYYLDMLRGLKARLPDVHLQAFTMVEIDHIAAVAGKTVRDTLLDLQAAGLGSIPGGGAEVFSPGVREQLCEKKIPGARWLEIARTAHELGIRSNATMLYGHVESAEERVEHLIQLRDLQDETGGFLAFIPLAFHPENTRVEQGAGTTGYDDLKNLAVARLMLDNFPHIKAFWIMVGPKIAQVSLSFGVDDIDGTVIEERITHSAGARTAQGMTRSELVHLIRQAGRVPVERDTVYNVRSQNV, encoded by the coding sequence ATGCTGGACATCTCGGCCCGATCCCCGCTCGCAGACGTCGCCCGCAAGGTGCATGGCGGCGAGCGCCTCGATTTCGCCGACGGGGTGCGGCTTTACCGCAGCCACGATCTGCTGACCATCGGCTACCTGGCCAATGTGGTCCGCGAACGGCTCAACGGAGACAGGGCCTACTACATTGTCAACCGCCACATCAACCATACGAACGTCTGCGTCAACGAATGCCGTTTCTGCGCCTACTACCGCCCGCCGGACCACCCCGAGGCGCACACGATGTCGCTGGACGAGATTTTCGCCATCGCCGAGGGGCACGCCCGCGAGGGCATCAGCGAGCTGCACATCGTCGGCGGCCTGAATCCCCGCCTGCCCTACAGCTATTACCTCGACATGCTTCGCGGACTGAAGGCCCGCCTCCCGGATGTCCACCTGCAGGCGTTCACCATGGTGGAGATCGACCACATCGCCGCGGTCGCCGGCAAGACGGTGCGAGACACACTGCTGGACCTTCAGGCGGCCGGGCTCGGTTCCATTCCGGGCGGGGGCGCCGAGGTGTTCTCACCCGGAGTCCGCGAGCAGCTCTGCGAGAAGAAAATCCCGGGAGCACGCTGGCTGGAAATCGCCCGCACCGCCCATGAGCTGGGCATCCGCAGCAACGCCACCATGCTGTACGGCCATGTGGAATCAGCCGAGGAGCGCGTGGAGCACCTCATCCAGCTGCGCGACTTGCAGGACGAGACCGGCGGCTTTCTGGCGTTCATCCCCCTGGCCTTCCACCCTGAGAACACCCGCGTGGAACAGGGTGCCGGCACCACCGGTTACGACGACCTGAAGAATCTGGCCGTGGCGCGGCTCATGCTGGACAACTTCCCCCACATCAAGGCGTTCTGGATCATGGTGGGACCCAAGATCGCCCAGGTCTCACTCTCGTTCGGTGTGGACGACATCGACGGCACCGTGATCGAGGAGCGGATCACCCACAGCGCGGGCGCCCGAACGGCCCAGGGCATGACCCGATCCGAGCTGGTGCATCTGATCCGGCAAGCTGGCCGGGTACCCGTGGAGCGGGACACGGTGTATAATGTCCGGAGTCAGAACGTCTGA
- a CDS encoding CPBP family intramembrane metalloprotease gives MNNRDLVKAVLLGTIVLAAIQTGIAFGVRGPSLVDDLAGLPGPLDTLALAALLGLLTAGTGALLYEQWPWLCARLDAEIYLAVAAVPPVPWLFVAVVGSAAEEVLFRAALQPLIGILPATTLFAFLHFLMQRRLAAYGVMAFVMGLVLASVYAWTGSLGAAMATHIMHNLGVSVWVRRSGRFPPAAQGT, from the coding sequence ATGAATAACCGCGATCTCGTCAAAGCCGTGCTGCTGGGGACCATAGTGCTCGCGGCGATTCAGACGGGGATCGCCTTCGGGGTGCGCGGGCCGTCTTTGGTGGACGACCTGGCCGGTTTGCCGGGGCCGCTCGACACCTTGGCGCTGGCGGCGTTGCTGGGACTTCTCACAGCCGGTACCGGCGCCCTCCTCTATGAGCAATGGCCGTGGCTTTGCGCGCGACTGGATGCGGAAATATACCTGGCGGTGGCGGCGGTGCCGCCGGTGCCGTGGCTGTTCGTGGCGGTGGTGGGGTCCGCGGCCGAAGAAGTACTATTCCGTGCGGCACTGCAGCCGCTGATCGGCATCCTGCCGGCGACGACGTTGTTTGCCTTCCTGCACTTTTTGATGCAGCGACGGCTGGCCGCCTACGGTGTCATGGCGTTTGTGATGGGGCTGGTGTTGGCGTCGGTGTACGCCTGGACCGGATCGCTCGGCGCGGCGATGGCTACGCACATCATGCACAATCTGGGGGTCTCGGTCTGGGTCCGGCGCAGCGGCCGCTTCCCACCCGCCGCTCAGGGCACATAG
- a CDS encoding dCMP deaminase family protein, with translation MIERKRLTRDEYFMALAKIAGARSICVRHQIGTVIVRDGHIISTGYNGPPKGFTHQFCRPCIKDTERIDSNQGHSLCPATHSEANAIVQAAYQGISTKGAAMYTTLFPCDLCQRLIINAGITEVVYLYPYPAMRNMLADVGIQVRQTDPPEIDNFDELGR, from the coding sequence GTGATTGAGCGCAAACGGCTCACCCGGGACGAGTATTTCATGGCGTTGGCCAAGATCGCCGGGGCGCGGTCCATCTGCGTGCGCCATCAGATCGGTACCGTGATCGTCCGCGACGGGCACATCATCTCCACCGGATACAACGGACCGCCCAAGGGCTTCACCCACCAGTTCTGCCGCCCCTGCATCAAGGATACCGAGCGCATCGACAGCAACCAGGGGCACTCCCTCTGCCCGGCCACCCATTCCGAGGCCAACGCCATCGTGCAAGCCGCCTACCAGGGCATCTCCACGAAAGGGGCGGCCATGTACACCACCCTCTTTCCGTGCGACCTTTGCCAACGCCTCATCATCAACGCCGGCATAACAGAAGTCGTCTATCTATACCCATATCCCGCCATGCGAAACATGCTGGCTGACGTGGGCATCCAGGTGCGTCAGACTGACCCACCCGAGATCGACAACTTCGATGAGCTCGGGCGCTGA
- a CDS encoding YncE family protein produces the protein MKRAIIWAACLFMAAAVTATEIKVGQAPNFIRLTSDGEHAVVTNFGSDEISLISLKSMRQIRKVPGGYGPLGIAVEPAGRRVYVTNMESGLVKAFTLPILELEDTFKVGHVPTDLCLTPDGYHLLIANYGKGKWGRLDIFDLQKQRVIESVKVGLRPQALAVNPAGDTVYVANSAESTVSVISLDVNKVIDTLKVGDGPNGLAISRNGRKLYITHSRSNDLWVWDLRRGQVLHKVPMPEGPFRFSLSPDEKWVAVACYRAGEVAVLDADIAGEPSVRRIPVRKSPVDAVFTADASRILVTCEGDEKVLVVPAPAAAPKPSGGGQP, from the coding sequence ATGAAACGCGCGATCATTTGGGCCGCATGCCTGTTCATGGCCGCCGCCGTGACGGCCACAGAAATCAAGGTGGGTCAGGCGCCCAACTTCATCCGTCTCACCTCCGACGGCGAACACGCGGTGGTGACCAACTTCGGTTCCGACGAGATCTCTCTGATCAGCCTGAAATCCATGCGGCAGATCCGGAAGGTGCCCGGAGGCTACGGCCCACTGGGCATCGCCGTCGAACCGGCGGGGCGGCGGGTGTACGTCACGAACATGGAGTCGGGGCTGGTCAAGGCGTTCACGCTGCCGATTCTGGAGCTCGAGGACACGTTTAAGGTGGGGCATGTCCCCACCGACCTGTGTCTGACCCCGGATGGCTACCACCTCCTGATAGCCAACTACGGCAAGGGGAAGTGGGGACGCCTGGACATCTTCGACCTGCAGAAGCAGCGCGTGATCGAATCGGTCAAGGTGGGGTTGCGGCCGCAGGCGCTGGCGGTCAATCCGGCGGGGGACACGGTGTATGTGGCCAACAGCGCCGAGAGCACGGTGTCGGTGATCTCGCTGGATGTGAACAAGGTGATCGACACCCTGAAGGTGGGCGACGGACCCAACGGGCTGGCGATCAGCCGCAACGGCCGCAAGCTCTACATCACCCATTCGCGATCCAACGATCTGTGGGTGTGGGATCTGCGCCGCGGACAGGTGCTCCACAAGGTGCCCATGCCCGAGGGTCCCTTCCGCTTCAGCCTGTCGCCCGACGAGAAATGGGTGGCGGTGGCCTGCTACCGCGCCGGCGAGGTGGCGGTGCTCGATGCCGACATCGCCGGCGAACCGTCCGTCCGGCGGATTCCCGTCCGCAAGAGTCCCGTCGATGCGGTGTTCACCGCCGATGCCAGCCGGATTCTCGTCACCTGCGAAGGGGACGAGAAGGTACTGGTGGTGCCTGCGCCGGCCGCCGCCCCAAAGCCCTCTGGAGGCGGCCAACCGTGA
- a CDS encoding bifunctional 5,10-methylenetetrahydrofolate dehydrogenase/5,10-methenyltetrahydrofolate cyclohydrolase, giving the protein MPPVILDGQRIANEIIERIKSQVRELRDRRGVTPALATVLVGDDPASRVYVRKKVKTCEELGMESRHVPLPADSGADRIRAAIRELNEDDTVHGILLQLPLPPALAGEADALTEMILPAKDVDGFHPENMGRLLLGRPRLVPCTPAGIMVLLDQSGVDLAGRTAVVVGRSNIVGKPMGILLLQRHATVIFCHSRTRDLEVVCRQADVLIAAVGKPGMITGRHVAEGAVVVDVGINAVADAAELRRIVGDSPEHWRSFEKKGTALVGDVEWTSAAPRAAAITPVPGGVGPLTIALLMDNTLRACRNQLERTSPE; this is encoded by the coding sequence ATGCCGCCGGTCATCCTGGACGGACAGCGAATCGCCAACGAAATCATCGAACGCATCAAGTCGCAGGTGCGGGAGCTTCGCGACCGGCGGGGCGTGACCCCCGCTCTGGCCACGGTGCTTGTGGGCGACGACCCGGCTTCGCGGGTGTACGTGCGCAAGAAGGTCAAGACCTGCGAGGAGCTGGGCATGGAATCCCGGCACGTGCCGTTGCCCGCCGATAGCGGCGCCGACCGGATCCGGGCGGCCATCCGCGAACTCAACGAGGACGACACCGTCCATGGCATCCTCCTGCAGTTGCCCCTGCCGCCGGCTTTGGCCGGCGAGGCCGACGCGCTCACCGAGATGATTCTACCGGCCAAGGACGTGGACGGCTTCCACCCGGAGAACATGGGCCGCCTGCTCCTGGGTCGCCCCCGCCTCGTGCCATGTACGCCCGCCGGCATCATGGTGCTGCTGGACCAGTCGGGCGTGGACCTGGCGGGCCGGACCGCGGTGGTGGTGGGGCGGAGCAACATTGTGGGCAAGCCCATGGGCATTCTGCTTCTGCAGCGCCATGCCACGGTGATCTTCTGCCATTCCAGGACCCGCGATCTGGAGGTGGTTTGCCGCCAGGCGGACGTGCTGATCGCCGCAGTGGGCAAACCCGGCATGATCACCGGCCGCCACGTGGCCGAGGGCGCCGTGGTGGTGGACGTCGGCATCAACGCGGTGGCCGACGCAGCCGAGCTGCGGCGGATCGTCGGCGACAGCCCCGAGCATTGGCGGTCCTTCGAGAAGAAGGGTACGGCCCTGGTGGGTGACGTGGAATGGACCTCGGCGGCCCCGCGGGCCGCGGCCATCACGCCGGTGCCGGGCGGGGTGGGCCCGCTGACCATCGCCCTGCTGATGGACAACACGCTCCGGGCGTGTCGAAACCAACTGGAGAGGACATCACCCGAATGA
- a CDS encoding superoxide dismutase has product MAVVLPELPYPKNALADFISERTLEFHHGKHHAAYVANTNKLIAGTDLETLDLEAIIRKVAGDSGKAGVFNNAAQVWNHTFYWNCMKPGGGGRPTGAVAKKIDTDLGGYEKFVEEFKNAAATQFGSGWAWLVLRDGKLAVTKTANADTPLAHGCTALLTVDVWEHAYYLDYQNRRPDYVAAFIDRLINWDFVNSRL; this is encoded by the coding sequence ATGGCCGTCGTCCTTCCCGAGCTGCCTTACCCGAAGAACGCCCTGGCGGATTTCATCAGCGAGCGAACGCTGGAATTCCACCATGGCAAGCACCATGCCGCCTATGTCGCCAACACCAACAAGCTGATCGCGGGGACCGACCTGGAGACTCTGGACCTGGAGGCGATCATCCGCAAGGTCGCCGGCGACAGCGGCAAGGCGGGGGTCTTCAACAACGCCGCCCAGGTGTGGAACCACACCTTCTACTGGAACTGCATGAAGCCGGGCGGCGGCGGCCGGCCCACCGGAGCCGTCGCGAAGAAAATCGACACGGACCTTGGCGGTTATGAGAAATTCGTCGAAGAGTTCAAAAACGCCGCCGCCACCCAGTTCGGCAGCGGCTGGGCCTGGCTGGTGCTGCGCGACGGCAAGCTGGCGGTGACCAAGACCGCCAACGCCGACACGCCGCTGGCGCACGGCTGCACCGCCTTGCTCACCGTGGACGTCTGGGAGCACGCCTATTACTTGGACTACCAGAACCGCCGGCCCGACTATGTGGCGGCGTTTATCGACCGGCTGATCAACTGGGACTTCGTGAACTCCAGACTCTAG
- a CDS encoding polyprenyl synthetase family protein: MATLFQNRWDATRREVDAWLDRLLPPAGQSPAVIHEAMRYSVFAGGKRLRAVLVAATAEALGCRHPERHVPGCAVELIHTYSLIHDDLPAMDDDDFRRGKPTSHKRFGEATAILAGDALLTYAFWLLARHPQGGEFAALRARLVEEMALAAGTPDGMVAGQVLDVASSAGAPDAERLREIHRLKTGAMIRGAVRCGALLGDAGGDILDGLTEYGEALGLAFQITDDLLDVTATREELGKTPGKDAAQSKLTFPAVHGLERSRAMARETVDRALAVLAEIGPGLADPGFLRDLAVFVLERTH, translated from the coding sequence ATGGCCACCCTCTTCCAGAACCGATGGGACGCCACCCGGCGCGAGGTGGACGCCTGGCTGGACCGCCTCCTGCCTCCGGCCGGGCAGTCGCCGGCCGTCATCCATGAGGCGATGCGCTACAGCGTGTTCGCCGGCGGCAAGCGACTTCGCGCCGTGCTCGTTGCCGCCACGGCCGAGGCGCTGGGCTGCCGACACCCGGAGCGGCACGTTCCGGGCTGCGCCGTGGAGCTCATCCATACCTACTCGCTCATCCATGACGATCTGCCGGCCATGGATGACGACGATTTCCGCCGCGGCAAGCCCACCAGCCATAAAAGGTTCGGCGAGGCCACAGCCATCCTGGCCGGCGACGCTCTGCTGACCTACGCCTTCTGGCTGCTCGCGCGCCACCCGCAGGGGGGGGAATTCGCCGCCCTGCGCGCCCGCCTGGTCGAGGAGATGGCGCTGGCGGCCGGTACTCCCGACGGGATGGTCGCCGGGCAGGTTCTGGACGTCGCCTCCAGCGCGGGCGCACCCGATGCGGAACGACTTCGTGAGATCCACCGGCTGAAGACCGGCGCCATGATCCGCGGTGCGGTGCGCTGCGGGGCGCTCCTTGGTGACGCCGGCGGGGACATTCTGGACGGGCTCACCGAGTACGGCGAGGCGCTGGGCCTGGCGTTCCAGATCACGGACGACCTGCTGGACGTCACGGCCACCCGCGAGGAACTGGGCAAGACGCCCGGCAAGGACGCGGCCCAGTCCAAGCTCACGTTTCCGGCCGTTCACGGCCTGGAGCGAAGTCGGGCGATGGCCCGCGAAACCGTGGACCGCGCCTTGGCGGTGCTGGCGGAAATCGGCCCAGGCCTCGCCGACCCCGGCTTCCTGCGGGATCTGGCGGTGTTTGTCCTGGAGCGGACGCACTGA
- the xseB gene encoding exodeoxyribonuclease VII small subunit, translating into MAQKQFKDFESALTALEGKVKALEEGNLPLEEALKVFEEGMALAETCSAKLQEAEQKVEVLLKGADGKMRREPFGGEDADTGADKRQDDDVPF; encoded by the coding sequence ATGGCGCAGAAGCAGTTCAAGGATTTCGAGTCGGCACTGACCGCCTTGGAGGGTAAGGTCAAGGCGCTCGAGGAGGGGAATCTGCCCTTGGAGGAGGCACTCAAGGTATTCGAGGAGGGCATGGCCCTGGCCGAGACCTGCTCGGCGAAACTTCAGGAAGCGGAACAGAAGGTCGAGGTTCTGCTCAAGGGCGCCGACGGCAAGATGCGGCGGGAGCCTTTCGGCGGCGAGGACGCGGACACCGGTGCGGACAAGCGTCAGGACGACGACGTGCCGTTCTGA
- a CDS encoding exodeoxyribonuclease VII large subunit: MSEQGLDDRGILTVSELTAIIRAALEDTFPAVWVRGEISNFAIPSSGHYYFSLKDAAAQLRAVCFRGSHRRVPFTPRNGMEVIARGRISMYEPRGDLQIIVEEMVDFGLGNLMRAFEQLKEKLAAEGLFDEARKRRLPLFPARVGVVTSATGAAVRDILHILRRRNSAVHVLLYPVKVQGEGAADEIAEALRWFDAHPETADVLIVGRGGGSLEDLWPFNTEPVARAIAACRVPVISAVGHEVDFTIADFVADLRAPTPSAAAELVAAAAEHLRDRVAAARHAMAVTLRQAVAERRHRLRVLLLSRGVTALPHLVGTRIQRVDELAVQLRLRIRERLGGAERRLADARRRLETRSPVQRLRETAHRTVLAGRGLAARMQAILVAHRGRLDLAWRRLEAVGPRSVLARGYALCLDAGGRPVRTWQQAPPGSRVNVLLGAGRLGCAVETSRPDATDPDDGGTQD; the protein is encoded by the coding sequence ATGAGCGAGCAGGGGCTGGACGACCGGGGCATTCTCACCGTCAGCGAGCTGACCGCCATCATTCGCGCCGCGCTGGAGGACACCTTCCCCGCGGTCTGGGTGCGGGGCGAAATTTCCAATTTCGCGATTCCGTCGTCAGGCCATTACTATTTCTCCTTGAAGGATGCCGCCGCCCAGCTGCGGGCGGTCTGCTTCCGCGGCTCGCACCGCCGGGTGCCGTTCACGCCGCGCAACGGCATGGAGGTGATCGCCCGCGGCCGCATCTCCATGTACGAACCGCGCGGTGACCTCCAGATCATCGTTGAGGAGATGGTGGACTTCGGCCTGGGCAACCTCATGCGTGCCTTCGAGCAGCTCAAGGAGAAGCTGGCCGCCGAGGGGCTGTTCGACGAGGCGCGCAAGCGCCGGTTGCCGTTGTTCCCGGCGCGGGTGGGCGTGGTGACGTCGGCCACCGGCGCGGCGGTGCGCGACATCCTGCACATTCTCCGGCGGCGGAACAGCGCCGTGCATGTTCTGTTGTACCCGGTCAAGGTGCAGGGGGAAGGGGCGGCCGATGAGATCGCCGAGGCGCTGCGTTGGTTCGATGCGCATCCTGAAACGGCGGATGTGCTCATCGTGGGACGGGGTGGCGGCAGCCTCGAGGATCTTTGGCCGTTCAACACGGAACCGGTGGCGCGGGCCATCGCTGCGTGCCGGGTGCCGGTGATCTCGGCCGTGGGGCATGAGGTGGATTTCACCATCGCCGATTTCGTCGCCGACCTGCGGGCGCCCACGCCGTCGGCGGCCGCCGAGCTGGTGGCCGCCGCCGCCGAACACCTGCGGGACCGCGTGGCCGCCGCCCGGCATGCTATGGCCGTGACGCTGCGACAAGCCGTCGCCGAGCGGCGCCACCGCCTGCGCGTTCTGCTCCTGAGCCGCGGCGTCACAGCGCTGCCGCACCTGGTGGGCACGCGCATCCAGCGGGTGGATGAGCTGGCGGTGCAACTTCGGTTACGGATCCGGGAGCGGCTGGGCGGCGCCGAGCGGCGCCTGGCCGACGCGCGGCGCCGGCTGGAGACTCGAAGCCCCGTCCAGCGGCTGCGCGAAACCGCCCACCGGACCGTCTTGGCGGGCCGCGGCCTCGCGGCGCGCATGCAGGCCATCCTGGTGGCCCATCGCGGCCGGCTGGACCTGGCGTGGCGGCGCCTGGAGGCGGTGGGGCCCCGCTCGGTGCTGGCGCGGGGGTACGCCCTGTGCCTCGACGCCGGCGGACGTCCCGTGCGGACGTGGCAGCAGGCCCCGCCCGGCAGTCGCGTGAACGTGCTGCTGGGCGCCGGCCGGCTGGGGTGTGCCGTCGAAACGTCGCGGCCGGACGCAACGGATCCCGATGACGGCGGCACGCAAGATTGA
- a CDS encoding bifunctional folylpolyglutamate synthase/dihydrofolate synthase translates to MAETVWHSYADFTEFLARLGGEVTEMRYDLAVAEQVIQLLFPERFAPAVVIAGTNGKGSVAWWLAQVFQAAGYRTALYTSPHLLHLTERIRLDGTPADPAAVYRHACVVREVVHRLGGALPRRPTYFEWLTFVAASLFREARADVHVLEVGLGGRFDAVNVAAPMLSVITSVGLDHCQFLGDSITAIAREKMGVLRRSAPAVLGPQDGWADEVMDDLVAGCGALVPARPVYEAEFAGECDWRLGLDGAYQRYNAATVVTCCRVLRAFGWRLDEAVIRRGLACGGWPGRMERLVEAPSVVVDGAHNVAAVRELVREIDRFDPRPVVVFGAMRDKDLHGMLALLRPAAAALVLTRPPTPRAAGADDYAAWLDDPGVRFREEPGKALREAQELAGPDGHVVVAGSLYLVAEIKQRVAEEGAR, encoded by the coding sequence ATGGCCGAGACCGTTTGGCACAGCTACGCTGATTTCACCGAGTTCCTCGCCCGCCTCGGTGGCGAAGTGACGGAGATGCGCTACGACCTGGCCGTGGCGGAGCAGGTGATCCAGCTCCTATTCCCGGAACGGTTCGCGCCGGCGGTGGTGATCGCAGGCACCAACGGCAAGGGAAGCGTCGCCTGGTGGCTCGCCCAGGTGTTCCAAGCGGCGGGTTACCGGACGGCGCTCTACACCTCGCCCCATCTGTTGCATCTCACCGAGCGGATTCGACTGGACGGGACGCCGGCGGACCCGGCCGCAGTCTACCGCCACGCCTGCGTTGTCCGCGAGGTGGTCCACAGGCTGGGCGGCGCGCTGCCCCGGCGGCCCACGTACTTTGAGTGGTTGACCTTCGTGGCGGCCAGCCTGTTCCGCGAAGCCCGGGCCGATGTCCATGTCCTTGAGGTGGGCCTGGGAGGCCGGTTCGACGCGGTCAATGTCGCCGCACCGATGCTGTCGGTCATCACGTCGGTGGGCCTGGATCATTGCCAGTTTCTCGGCGATTCCATCACGGCCATCGCCCGCGAGAAGATGGGCGTGCTGCGGCGTTCGGCCCCGGCCGTGCTGGGCCCGCAGGACGGCTGGGCCGACGAGGTGATGGACGACCTGGTCGCCGGGTGCGGAGCGCTGGTGCCGGCCCGCCCCGTCTACGAGGCGGAGTTCGCCGGGGAATGCGATTGGAGGCTGGGCCTGGACGGGGCCTATCAGCGGTATAACGCCGCCACGGTCGTGACCTGCTGCCGGGTGTTGCGTGCGTTCGGCTGGCGACTGGACGAAGCGGTCATCCGCCGGGGGCTCGCCTGCGGCGGGTGGCCCGGCCGGATGGAGCGCCTGGTCGAGGCACCATCCGTCGTGGTGGACGGTGCGCACAATGTGGCGGCGGTCCGGGAGCTGGTCCGGGAGATCGACCGGTTCGATCCGCGGCCGGTGGTGGTGTTCGGCGCCATGCGCGACAAGGATCTGCACGGCATGCTGGCGCTGCTCCGCCCGGCGGCGGCGGCCCTGGTGCTGACCCGACCGCCGACCCCCCGGGCCGCCGGCGCCGACGACTACGCCGCGTGGCTCGACGATCCGGGCGTGCGCTTCCGGGAGGAACCCGGCAAGGCCCTGCGGGAGGCGCAGGAGCTGGCAGGTCCCGACGGCCATGTGGTCGTGGCCGGTTCGCTGTACCTGGTGGCGGAAATCAAGCAGCGGGTGGCGGAGGAGGGGGCGAGATGA
- a CDS encoding acetyl-CoA carboxylase carboxyltransferase subunit beta has protein sequence MPERSGASKFRKADSEAQRVLTEGQFQKCPGCGVTHFIRDLEENRMVCPKCGHHLKVYSLQRLQQLFDDGTFEEMDPDLRSPDPLRFVDQKPYAERLRDTYSKTGIWDAVRCATGRMGGMDVVVAALDYRFIGGSMGSVVGEKIARAIDQALDRRLPLILVAASGGARMMEGILSLMQMAKISAALARLDDAGLPYLSILTDPTTGGVTASFAMLGDLNIAEPGALIGFAGPRVIEQTIRQKLPAGFQRSEFLLQHGMLDRIVDRRQLRDFLIKVLRFLTS, from the coding sequence GTGCCGGAGCGAAGCGGCGCCTCGAAATTCCGCAAGGCAGACTCGGAAGCGCAACGGGTCCTCACCGAAGGCCAGTTTCAAAAATGCCCCGGCTGCGGGGTCACCCATTTCATCCGGGATCTGGAAGAGAACCGGATGGTTTGTCCCAAGTGCGGCCACCATCTGAAAGTGTATTCCCTGCAGCGTTTACAACAGCTCTTCGACGACGGCACTTTCGAGGAAATGGATCCCGACCTGCGCTCGCCGGATCCGCTCCGGTTCGTCGATCAGAAGCCGTACGCGGAACGTCTCCGGGACACGTACAGCAAGACGGGGATTTGGGATGCCGTCCGCTGCGCCACGGGCCGGATGGGCGGAATGGACGTGGTCGTCGCGGCTCTCGACTACCGGTTCATCGGCGGCAGCATGGGCTCGGTGGTGGGCGAGAAAATCGCTCGGGCCATTGATCAGGCGCTGGATCGACGGCTACCGCTGATTCTGGTGGCGGCTTCGGGCGGCGCCCGGATGATGGAAGGGATTCTGTCGCTCATGCAGATGGCCAAGATCAGCGCCGCGCTCGCCCGCCTGGACGATGCGGGCCTGCCGTATCTGAGCATCCTAACCGATCCCACCACGGGCGGCGTCACCGCGTCGTTCGCCATGCTGGGCGATCTGAATATCGCCGAACCCGGGGCGCTCATCGGTTTCGCCGGCCCCCGGGTCATCGAGCAGACCATCCGCCAGAAGCTGCCCGCCGGTTTCCAGCGGTCGGAGTTCCTCCTCCAGCACGGCATGCTGGACCGGATTGTGGACCGCCGGCAGCTGCGCGACTTCCTCATCAAGGTCCTGCGTTTCCTGACATCCTGA